In a genomic window of Planctomycetota bacterium:
- the lpxK gene encoding tetraacyldisaccharide 4'-kinase, translated as MRLLPDAESFRRLVDGSLTGVGPALARGVLAGVAIPYGAVVGLRNRAYDTGLLGIRRADVPVVSVGNLTLGGTGKTPLVSWIARAYRRRSRRVAIVSRGYGALAGEPSDEAAELAVVLPDVPHVADRDRVAAVARAVAGGAEVAILDDGFQHRRLARTVDIVAVDATDPDGCGHLFPRGLLREPVAALRRADAVVLTRASAVAHERRREIHAAVVRASGARPLVWLETDHEPVGLRGLDGALRPLEWLAGRRVAAFAGIGNPAPFRAMLVGRGAAPLGFHAFPDHHRYDASDQHRLGAWGAGLGAEVLVTTLKDMVKLSPEAFTLPVVAVEIALAPLGDAAPLERLLDDVWRRDGVES; from the coding sequence ATGCGTCTCCTGCCCGATGCCGAGTCGTTCCGTCGGCTCGTCGACGGCTCTCTGACCGGGGTCGGCCCGGCGCTCGCCCGCGGCGTGCTCGCCGGGGTGGCGATCCCCTATGGCGCGGTGGTCGGCCTGCGGAATCGCGCCTACGACACCGGGCTTCTCGGCATCCGCCGCGCGGACGTTCCGGTGGTGTCGGTGGGCAACCTCACGCTCGGCGGCACCGGCAAGACCCCGCTGGTGTCGTGGATCGCTCGCGCCTACCGCCGCCGGTCACGGCGTGTGGCGATCGTCAGCCGTGGCTACGGCGCACTGGCCGGAGAACCCAGCGACGAGGCCGCCGAGCTGGCGGTGGTGCTCCCCGACGTGCCGCACGTCGCCGACCGTGACCGGGTCGCTGCCGTCGCCCGGGCCGTCGCCGGGGGAGCCGAGGTGGCGATCCTCGACGACGGCTTCCAGCACCGGCGGCTCGCCCGAACCGTCGACATCGTCGCCGTCGACGCCACCGATCCCGACGGCTGCGGCCACCTCTTCCCGCGCGGTCTGCTGCGCGAGCCGGTGGCGGCGCTCCGCCGCGCCGACGCCGTGGTCCTCACCCGCGCCTCCGCCGTCGCGCACGAGCGCCGTCGCGAGATCCACGCCGCCGTCGTGCGTGCCAGCGGCGCCCGGCCGCTGGTCTGGCTGGAGACGGACCACGAGCCGGTCGGGTTGCGCGGCCTCGACGGGGCGCTCCGGCCGCTGGAGTGGCTCGCCGGCAGGCGCGTGGCGGCGTTCGCCGGGATCGGCAATCCCGCCCCCTTCCGCGCGATGCTGGTCGGCCGCGGTGCGGCTCCGCTCGGCTTCCACGCCTTCCCCGATCACCATCGCTACGACGCTTCCGACCAGCATCGGCTCGGCGCGTGGGGTGCCGGCCTCGGGGCCGAGGTGCTCGTCACGACCCTCAAGGACATGGTGAAGCTGAGCCCGGAGGCGTTCACCCTGCCGGTCGTCGCCGTGGAGATCGCGCTGGCGCCCCTCGGCGACGCCGCCCCCCTCGAGCGACTGCTCGACGACGTCTGGCGGCGTGACGGGGTGGAGTCGTGA
- the rpmG gene encoding 50S ribosomal protein L33, with the protein MAKGKKKLEVVHLVCEESGDHNYTLRKKTGGEKLKVKKYSPRLRKHTLHLEKKK; encoded by the coding sequence ATGGCCAAGGGCAAGAAGAAACTCGAAGTCGTCCACCTGGTTTGCGAGGAGAGCGGCGACCACAACTACACGCTCCGCAAGAAGACCGGCGGCGAGAAGCTGAAGGTCAAGAAGTACTCGCCGCGGCTGCGGAAGCACACGCTCCACCTCGAGAAGAAGAAGTAG
- a CDS encoding glycosyltransferase: MGVRRHRCPRRTAAPAGLCHRRRRCPAAPRHGRLCTVGGSDDGRAVSAPAGRDAPDHDRSRRAGPRRGGGGDRPDRDRRAGRRRPATGGGRGRDRRRCRRRSRRPGRGGAARRPLQARRRRAGSGGRGRPRSGGTPRATRAMTAPTPARCDISLVVNTHQRPRHLGLVLASIAAQEGVAGRFDVVVSDDGSTDDTAAVVAAFAARVPFPVRFTTEQRDGFRLARVRNRGALLAGGETLLFLDGDCILPPDHVAAYLARRQRGTALLGYCVRLPEEASRDLEPGPVDWHALSARVPRAEREAVARRLRKQRWHSWLRHPTKPRLAGGNFAVWRDDYVAVNGFDERFRGWGQEDDDLGLRLRAAGVRLEPIIDRTMTYHVWHPTDPSATPRWRDGANVGYFLRRGRLTKCRAGLVRRPCGQIVWGLPPDLPTTAVGRALAALLGGAPQAAPGGACEIDVVIRPGSGTFRRRAECRVVLLADGATGRSAPGIRPGWFGRRADRVVSTDPETLPAVLDEVG; encoded by the coding sequence ATGGGCGTGCGACGGCACCGATGCCCTCGCCGAACCGCCGCTCCGGCTGGCCTGTGCCACCGACGACGACGATGCCCCGCCGCTCCCCGCCACGGTCGCCTGTGCACCGTCGGCGGGTCGGACGACGGCCGTGCTGTTTCCGCTCCGGCCGGTCGCGACGCCCCGGACCATGACCGTTCACGTCGGGCCGGTCCGCGCCGCGGCGGAGGTGGCGATCGACCGGATCGCGATCGACGCGCTGGCCGGCGGCGCCCCGCCACCGGCGGGGGCCGCGGGCGTGATCGTCGACGATGTCGCCGACGTTCCCGCCGCCCTGGCCGAGGTGGCGCGGCACGCCGACCATTACAGGCACGCCGCCGCCGCGCTGGGTCGGGCGGTCGGGGCCGTCCACGGTCCGGCGGCACTCCTCGAGCGACTCGTGCCATGACCGCCCCCACCCCCGCGCGGTGCGACATCTCGCTGGTGGTCAACACCCACCAGCGCCCGCGGCACCTGGGGCTGGTGCTCGCGTCGATCGCCGCCCAGGAGGGGGTCGCGGGGCGTTTCGACGTCGTCGTCAGCGACGACGGCTCGACCGACGACACGGCCGCGGTCGTCGCCGCCTTCGCCGCGCGCGTGCCGTTCCCCGTGCGCTTCACCACCGAGCAGCGCGACGGCTTCCGGCTAGCGCGGGTCCGCAACCGCGGGGCGCTGCTGGCCGGCGGAGAGACGCTGCTGTTCCTCGACGGCGATTGCATCCTCCCCCCGGACCATGTCGCCGCCTACCTGGCGCGGCGGCAGCGCGGTACGGCGCTGCTCGGCTACTGCGTGCGCCTCCCCGAGGAGGCCAGCCGCGACCTCGAACCGGGGCCCGTCGACTGGCACGCCCTGTCCGCGCGGGTTCCCCGGGCCGAGCGGGAGGCCGTGGCGCGCCGGCTCCGCAAACAGCGCTGGCACTCCTGGCTCCGCCACCCCACCAAACCGCGCCTCGCCGGCGGCAACTTCGCCGTCTGGCGCGACGACTACGTCGCCGTCAACGGCTTCGACGAGCGGTTCCGCGGCTGGGGCCAGGAAGACGACGACCTGGGACTGCGCCTCCGAGCCGCCGGCGTCCGGCTCGAGCCGATCATCGACCGGACGATGACCTACCACGTCTGGCACCCGACCGATCCCAGCGCCACGCCGCGGTGGCGGGACGGTGCGAACGTCGGTTACTTCCTCCGCCGCGGGCGGTTGACGAAGTGTCGCGCGGGGCTCGTGAGGCGCCCCTGCGGGCAGATCGTCTGGGGCCTACCGCCGGATCTGCCGACGACCGCAGTCGGCCGGGCGCTCGCGGCGCTTCTCGGCGGGGCTCCGCAGGCCGCTCCAGGGGGGGCGTGCGAGATCGACGTCGTGATCCGTCCAGGGAGCGGAACGTTCCGCCGACGTGCCGAGTGCCGCGTGGTGCTGCTCGCCGACGGAGCGACCGGCCGATCGGCACCGGGCATCCGCCCAGGCTGGTTCGGCCGACGGGCGGATCGGGTCGTGTCTACCGATCCGGAGACGCTGCCGGCCGTCCTCGACGAAGTCGGCTGA
- a CDS encoding terpene cyclase/mutase family protein, translating to MAGQTISSTGAAGVHSDPGSGRGLAAGLLRQVPAWAVSMLVHIIILLAMALIVSEAPKADLRPKMIVSNAPESAEDIGDLADEMPDQLPMEEVTDPVVVPDAAVENVQVVADAEDLSAPAVAVELSDFGSEMVQPSDLLAGVGGIAGQAGGLGGRTDPKMRQQLVLAGGGNAQTEAAVEAALKWFISHQMPDGGWSFDLAACPSCQGQCSHSGKSRAKDRCGATALALLPFLGRGYTHREGPYKKQLDAGIAFLAGMSLKGEGKCYGEDGTLYSQGLAGIVLSESYAMSKDPRLQLPAQLALNFIMTAQDPVGGGWRYSPKQPGDTSAVGWQLMALKSGDMANLRVNPLTVKKAVAFLDSVQSDDGAAYGYTDKSTPGPARNAVGLLCRMYLGWKKNNPALQRGVANLAKAGPSKDLYHNYYATQVLHHLEGDAWTAWNTRMRDLLLNTQAKRGHEAGSWYDGVDSGHGADAAGRLYCTALSAMILEVYYRHLPIYGQQSVEEDFRE from the coding sequence ATGGCTGGGCAGACCATTTCTTCGACCGGTGCCGCCGGCGTGCACTCCGACCCGGGTAGCGGGCGCGGCCTCGCCGCGGGCCTTCTCCGCCAGGTTCCAGCCTGGGCGGTGTCGATGCTCGTCCACATCATCATCCTGCTGGCGATGGCGCTGATCGTCTCCGAGGCCCCCAAGGCCGACCTGCGCCCGAAGATGATCGTCTCCAACGCCCCGGAGAGCGCCGAGGACATCGGCGACCTCGCCGACGAGATGCCCGATCAGTTGCCGATGGAGGAAGTGACCGACCCGGTAGTCGTCCCCGATGCGGCGGTCGAGAACGTCCAGGTGGTGGCCGACGCCGAGGATCTCTCGGCACCTGCCGTGGCGGTCGAACTGAGCGACTTCGGCAGCGAGATGGTGCAGCCGAGCGATCTGCTCGCCGGCGTCGGCGGGATCGCGGGGCAGGCGGGGGGCCTCGGTGGCCGCACTGATCCGAAGATGCGGCAACAGCTCGTTCTCGCCGGCGGCGGCAACGCACAGACGGAGGCGGCCGTCGAGGCGGCATTGAAATGGTTCATCTCCCATCAGATGCCCGACGGCGGTTGGTCGTTCGACCTCGCCGCCTGCCCGAGCTGCCAGGGCCAGTGCTCGCACTCGGGGAAGTCGCGGGCGAAGGACCGCTGCGGGGCGACAGCGCTGGCGCTGCTGCCGTTCCTCGGCCGCGGCTACACGCACCGCGAGGGCCCGTACAAAAAGCAGCTCGACGCCGGGATCGCGTTCCTCGCCGGGATGTCGCTCAAGGGAGAGGGGAAGTGCTACGGTGAGGATGGCACACTGTACTCGCAGGGGCTCGCGGGGATCGTCCTCTCGGAGTCCTACGCGATGTCGAAGGACCCGCGCCTCCAGCTCCCCGCGCAGTTGGCGCTGAACTTCATCATGACTGCCCAGGATCCGGTGGGCGGCGGCTGGCGCTATTCGCCGAAGCAACCCGGCGACACCTCGGCGGTCGGCTGGCAATTGATGGCACTGAAGAGCGGCGACATGGCGAATCTCCGCGTCAATCCGCTGACCGTGAAGAAGGCGGTGGCGTTCCTCGACTCGGTGCAGTCCGACGACGGCGCCGCCTACGGCTACACCGACAAGTCGACCCCCGGGCCGGCGCGGAACGCCGTCGGCCTGCTGTGCCGGATGTACCTCGGGTGGAAGAAGAACAACCCCGCTCTCCAGCGCGGCGTCGCGAACCTCGCCAAGGCGGGTCCGTCGAAGGACCTGTACCACAACTACTACGCCACGCAGGTCCTTCACCACCTCGAGGGCGACGCCTGGACCGCGTGGAACACCCGGATGCGCGACCTGCTCCTCAATACGCAGGCCAAGCGCGGCCACGAGGCGGGGAGCTGGTACGACGGCGTCGACAGCGGCCACGGTGCCGACGCGGCCGGACGGCTGTACTGCACCGCGCTGTCGGCGATGATCCTCGAGGTCTACTACCGCCACCTGCCGATCTACGGGCAGCAGAGCGTCGAGGAAGACTTCCGCGAGTAG